In Oncorhynchus nerka isolate Pitt River linkage group LG26, Oner_Uvic_2.0, whole genome shotgun sequence, one DNA window encodes the following:
- the LOC115117002 gene encoding somatostatin receptor type 2-like — MDSWVFPSSLPNLTEEPLMYDSFILGNESTEPNGTYTGDNTFNQTSTMVITFLYFLVCGIGLCGNALVIYVILRYAKMKTVTNIYIMNLAVADVLFMLGLPFIAIQLALVHWPFGAVLCRVVMTVDSLNQFTSIFCLMVMSIDRYLAVVHPIRSTKWRKPRMAKTINLAVWGVSLLVNLPIIIYSGLITKHNSCFCTIVWPEPEEAYYTAFMFYTFVLGFFLPLMVICLCYLLIIIKVKSSGIRVGSTKRKRSERKVTRMVSIVVAVFVFCWLPFYVFNVTSVTGTISTTPFLRSTFAFVVVLGYANSCANPILYAFLSENFKKSFQNVLCRKKVGGLDVIERSDSKQDKSRMMNDPTETQSTLLNGDLQTSI; from the exons ATGGACTCCTGGGTGTTCCCCTCCTCGCTCCCCAACCTAACCGAAGAACCCCTGATGTACGACAGCTTTATTCTGGGCAACGAGTCAACGGAACCCAATGGTACCTATACGGGCGACAACACGTTCAACCAGACCAGCACCATGGTCATCACCTTCCTCTACTTCCTGGTGTGTGGTATCGGTCTCTGTGGCAACGCCCTTGTGATCTACGTCATCCTGCGCTACGCCAAGATGAAGACGGTCACGAATATTTACATCATGAATTTGGCAGTCGCAGATGTTCTGTTCATGTTGGGGTTACCGTTCATCGCCATTCAGCTGGCGCTGGTCCACTGGCCGTTCGGTGCGGTGCTGTGCCGCGTGGTCATGACCGTGGACTCACTCAACCAGTTCACCTCCATCTTCTGCCTTATGGTCATGAGCATCGACCGCTACCTGGCCGTTGTGCACCCCATCCGGTCCACCAAGTGGCGCAAGCCACGTATGGCCAAGACCATCAACCTGGCGGTGTGGGGGGTGTCACTCCTGGTCAACCTGCCGATCATAATCTACAGCGGTTTAATCACCAAGCACAACAGTTGCTTCTGTACCATCGTGTGGCCGGAGCCTGAGGAGGCCTACTACACCGCCTTCATGTTCTACACCTTCGTTCTGGGTTTCTTCCTCCCGCTCATGGTCATCTGCCTGTGTTACCTTCTCATCATCATCAAG GTGAAGTCGTCAGGGATCCGTGTCGGGTCCACTAAGAGGAAGCGCTCGGAGAGGAAGGTAACCCGCATGGTGTCCATCGTGGTTGCCGTGTTCGTCTTCTGCTGGCTGCCCTTCTATGTCTTCAATGTGACGTCGGTGACAGGAACCATCTCCACCACGCCCTTCCTGAGAAGCACCTTTGCCTTCGTGGTGGTCCTGGGTTACGCTAACTCGTGTGCGAACCCTATCCTTTACGCGTTCCTGTCGGAGAACTTCAAGAAGAGCTTCCAGAACGTTCTGTGTCGGAAGAAGGTGGGCGGGCTGGATGTGATTGAGCGCAGCGACAGCAAGCAGGACAAGTCGCGCATGATGAATGACCCCACGGAGACTCAAAGCACGCTGCTCAATGGAGACCTGCAGACCAGCATTTGA
- the LOC115116516 gene encoding ubiquitin carboxyl-terminal hydrolase 22-like gives MNGQYQQTVEVLNNDNKYSLFAVVNHQGTLESGHYTSFIRQHKDQWFKCDDAIITKASIKDVLDSEGYLLFYHKQFLEYE, from the exons ATGAATGGCCAGTATCAACAGACAGTAGAAGTATTAAACAACGACAATAA GTATTCTCTGTTTGCGGTGGTGAACCACCAGGGCACCCTGGAGAGTGGTCACTACACCAGCTTCATCCGCCAACACAAAGACCAGTGGTTTAAGTGTGACGACGCCATCATCACAAAGGCCAGCATCAAGGACGTGTTGGACAGTGAAGG GTATCTGCTGTTCTATCACAAGCAGTTCCTGGAGTATGAGTAG